Proteins from a genomic interval of Deltaproteobacteria bacterium:
- a CDS encoding efflux RND transporter periplasmic adaptor subunit: MSEEKREETPKDAGAGTAGGPPEGLEKTVKKSRLLIVAGAAAFLLAAGILAFFTVPAFHNLLHPHPADNAAKTAAGKAKYTCGMHPFIISDKPGACPICGMTLTKIEEAGAAATPATAAQAGGAAKGERKLLFYRHPMNPGVTSPVPAKDEMGMDYIPVYEDEVKGSGAGVNLPEGYATVQVGMERVQLAGIQSVPAVRETISHPVRAVGIVVPDERRVRRVQTKIEGWIEKLYTNFTGQLVTKGQPLLDIYSPELVASQREYLVAIGMRDRLRNNPYVEEREMSEQLVESSRRRLELFDVPQSFITELERTKNPRRTVTLNAPASGYVTGKEIFEGTRVMPGMDLLTVTDLSRVWIEADLYEYEAQSVRMGQTASLETVAEPGAKLKGRVAFIYPTFSPETRTLRVRFDFPNPGLRLKPQMYANVSLDLHSMTGVVIPDSALIETGVRVIAFVDAGGGSFEPREVKVGVRGNGKAQILSGVKAGEKVAVGANFLLDSESKLRAALTKMTGGASAPSQPQSPPQPQGGHTGHGGGQ, encoded by the coding sequence ATGAGCGAGGAGAAGCGGGAGGAGACCCCCAAGGATGCAGGTGCGGGAACGGCCGGAGGACCGCCCGAGGGTTTGGAAAAAACCGTGAAAAAATCGCGTCTGCTCATCGTCGCCGGCGCGGCGGCGTTCCTGCTCGCCGCGGGGATCCTGGCCTTTTTCACCGTGCCCGCATTCCACAACTTGCTCCACCCGCACCCGGCGGACAATGCGGCGAAGACCGCCGCGGGCAAGGCGAAATACACCTGCGGCATGCATCCCTTCATCATTTCCGACAAGCCGGGGGCATGCCCCATCTGCGGCATGACCCTTACGAAGATAGAAGAAGCCGGTGCGGCGGCGACGCCTGCGACCGCCGCCCAGGCGGGCGGCGCTGCGAAGGGCGAACGGAAGCTTCTTTTTTACAGACATCCGATGAATCCGGGGGTCACCTCGCCCGTGCCGGCCAAGGACGAGATGGGAATGGATTACATCCCGGTGTACGAGGACGAGGTCAAGGGGAGCGGAGCAGGCGTCAATCTGCCCGAGGGGTACGCCACCGTTCAGGTGGGTATGGAAAGAGTGCAGTTGGCCGGGATCCAGAGCGTGCCCGCGGTGCGCGAGACGATCAGCCATCCGGTGCGGGCCGTCGGGATCGTCGTCCCCGATGAACGGCGCGTCCGGCGCGTCCAGACGAAGATCGAGGGCTGGATCGAAAAGCTCTACACAAACTTTACCGGCCAACTGGTGACGAAGGGCCAGCCGCTGCTCGACATCTACTCGCCGGAACTGGTCGCAAGCCAGCGCGAGTACCTCGTCGCAATCGGCATGCGGGACCGTTTGAGGAACAACCCTTATGTCGAGGAAAGGGAGATGTCGGAACAGCTCGTCGAATCTTCCCGGCGCAGGCTCGAGCTCTTCGACGTGCCGCAAAGCTTCATCACCGAGCTCGAGAGGACGAAGAACCCCCGGCGCACCGTCACGCTGAACGCGCCGGCGTCTGGTTACGTGACGGGCAAGGAGATCTTCGAGGGGACGCGCGTCATGCCGGGTATGGACCTGCTCACCGTGACCGACCTCTCCCGCGTCTGGATCGAGGCGGATCTCTACGAATACGAGGCCCAGTCCGTGCGCATGGGGCAAACGGCCTCCCTCGAAACGGTGGCCGAGCCGGGGGCAAAGCTCAAAGGGCGGGTCGCCTTCATCTATCCCACGTTCTCGCCCGAGACCCGCACGCTCAGGGTGCGTTTCGACTTCCCGAATCCCGGTCTTCGGCTGAAGCCGCAGATGTACGCCAACGTCTCGCTCGACTTGCATAGCATGACCGGCGTGGTCATCCCCGATTCGGCGCTGATCGAAACCGGGGTCCGCGTGATCGCGTTCGTGGACGCGGGCGGCGGCAGCTTCGAGCCGCGCGAGGTGAAGGTGGGCGTCCGGGGCAACGGCAAGGCCCAGATCCTTTCCGGCGTGAAGGCGGGCGAGAAAGTAGCGGTGGGCGCCAACTTCCTGCTCGACTCCGAGTCGAAGTTGCGGGCAGCGCTCACGAAGATGACCGGCGGCGCGTCCGCGCCCTCGCAGCCGCAATCGCCACCGCAACCGCAGGGGGGTCACACCGGTCACGGAGGCGGTCAATGA
- a CDS encoding TolC family protein: MREKRSVHGKPWWISLFFLCALAAGTNAGAQEAPRPASFYVDAALSKNPSISAMQERIRMKENAAIRAGALDDPKAWIGLTNVPVRSWSFREEDMTGKEIGLSQMFPFPGKLKTRTDIATREKEQTGHDLQEMRNMLRSEIKMAYAELTHVRKQTEDTRRSREILKDIVAISQEMYAVGKVTQADVHRGQLEFEKMRDMLLKLENREKVLSFRLNTLAALPPDDPVPELEHQQEFVHPFRAEDLVKSYKEDRPARKSMESRIRKAEASVEMAKLEFYPDFEVSASYMQRDAMPDGTSRQDMFSSMLLVNLPIWRKSKLEPAVREMTAEREMARRELENLDLETTNAIRRSLSTMENTGNIATLYRTTLIPHAETAFEVNLEAYRVGKIDFPMLLDSIMAVLSYRKGYHEMLGDQYMEKARLEAAVGRELN; this comes from the coding sequence ATGAGAGAAAAACGGTCCGTACACGGGAAGCCGTGGTGGATTTCCCTTTTCTTCCTTTGCGCCCTTGCCGCCGGAACGAACGCAGGCGCGCAGGAGGCTCCCCGCCCCGCATCCTTTTACGTAGATGCTGCCCTGTCTAAAAACCCGTCCATCTCGGCGATGCAGGAACGGATCCGCATGAAGGAGAACGCGGCGATCCGCGCCGGAGCGCTCGACGATCCGAAAGCGTGGATCGGCCTGACCAACGTCCCGGTCAGGTCGTGGTCTTTCCGTGAGGAAGACATGACGGGCAAGGAGATCGGCCTGTCCCAGATGTTCCCGTTCCCCGGAAAGCTCAAGACCAGAACCGATATCGCAACGCGGGAGAAGGAACAGACCGGGCACGACCTCCAGGAGATGCGCAACATGCTTCGGTCCGAGATCAAGATGGCCTACGCGGAGCTCACCCATGTCCGCAAACAGACGGAAGACACCCGGCGCAGCCGCGAGATCCTGAAAGACATCGTGGCGATCTCCCAGGAGATGTACGCCGTCGGCAAGGTGACGCAGGCGGACGTGCACCGCGGCCAGCTGGAGTTCGAGAAGATGCGGGACATGTTGCTCAAACTCGAGAACAGGGAGAAGGTGCTTTCGTTCCGGCTCAATACCCTTGCCGCGCTGCCGCCGGACGATCCCGTTCCCGAACTCGAACACCAGCAGGAGTTCGTCCATCCGTTCCGCGCCGAAGATCTCGTTAAGTCCTACAAGGAAGACCGGCCTGCGAGAAAGTCCATGGAATCGCGCATCCGGAAGGCGGAAGCATCGGTCGAGATGGCGAAGCTGGAGTTTTATCCGGACTTCGAGGTTTCCGCATCCTACATGCAGAGGGACGCGATGCCCGACGGCACAAGCCGGCAGGACATGTTCTCCTCGATGCTGCTCGTCAACCTGCCCATCTGGAGGAAGTCGAAGCTGGAGCCTGCGGTCCGGGAGATGACCGCCGAGAGGGAAATGGCAAGAAGGGAGCTGGAGAACCTCGATCTCGAAACGACGAACGCGATCCGCAGGTCGCTCTCCACCATGGAGAACACGGGAAACATCGCAACGCTCTACCGCACGACCCTCATTCCCCACGCCGAGACGGCTTTCGAGGTCAACCTGGAGGCGTACAGGGTCGGGAAAATCGACTTCCCGATGCTTCTGGATTCGATCATGGCGGTCCTTTCGTACCGTAAGGGCTACCACGAGATGCTCGGCGACCAGTACATGGAAAAGGCCAGGCTGGAAGCGGCGGTCGGCAGGGAATTGAATTGA
- a CDS encoding ABC transporter ATP-binding protein, whose product MTRLIVLENVSMIFGGNGTRAAALKSVTLAVSAGEYVVITGESGAGKSTLLTILGGLQVPTDGKVSMKGTDLSSLSADELADFRRETIGFVFQAYHLLPYLTSRENVMVPMSPLPSSAREKALRADALLASVGLEGKEGRLPSQLSGGECQRVAIARALVHDPPVLLADEPTGNLDSATGDQILDLFTDLNRQGKTVLLVTHNRSNLSRASRCVRLRDGEVAGDERLPDRRSRM is encoded by the coding sequence GACGAGACTCATCGTTCTCGAAAACGTTTCGATGATTTTCGGCGGCAACGGCACGCGCGCCGCCGCCCTTAAAAGCGTGACTCTCGCCGTGTCCGCGGGGGAGTACGTGGTGATTACCGGAGAGTCCGGAGCGGGAAAAAGCACGCTGCTCACCATACTCGGAGGTCTCCAGGTGCCGACCGATGGAAAGGTTTCGATGAAAGGAACGGACCTCTCTTCCCTTTCCGCGGACGAGCTGGCGGATTTCCGGAGGGAGACGATCGGATTCGTCTTCCAGGCGTACCACCTGCTGCCGTACCTCACCTCCCGGGAAAACGTCATGGTGCCGATGTCTCCCCTGCCGTCGAGCGCGAGGGAGAAGGCGTTGCGGGCCGATGCGCTCCTTGCCTCCGTGGGACTGGAGGGGAAGGAGGGGCGGCTGCCATCGCAGCTTTCCGGCGGCGAATGCCAAAGGGTGGCGATCGCGCGCGCCCTTGTGCATGATCCGCCGGTCCTGCTCGCCGACGAGCCGACCGGAAACCTCGACTCCGCTACGGGGGACCAGATCCTCGACCTTTTCACCGACCTCAACCGGCAGGGAAAGACGGTCCTCCTCGTAACGCACAACCGCTCCAACCTGTCGAGGGCGAGCCGCTGCGTGCGGCTCAGGGATGGGGAGGTCGCCGGGGACGAACGGCTGCCGGACAGGCGTAGCCGGATGTAG